In Thalassospira marina, the following are encoded in one genomic region:
- a CDS encoding ABC transporter permease subunit yields the protein MVQYFLRRLFALIPVLFLISIFVFMFVHALPGDPARVLAGEHATLEEVEIVRRTLNLNAPLYQQYFKFIGNILSGNLGISLRTHEPVTTMIGRAFMPTVWLALCALGWSVLFGLISGVVSAVKRGSVGDHAGMFAAVSGISMPPFWLGLLLMQFFSVQLGWFGTSGFDSLSDLVLPSLTLGAGVAAIMARFTRSAVIEVVREDYIRTARAKGLKEKIVIWKHALRNALIPVVTMAGLQFGFLLGGSIVIEQVFRWPGMGALLLDAIRFRDYTVVQAEIMIFSLEFLLINLLVDVLYGLINPKIRYS from the coding sequence ATGGTTCAATATTTCCTGCGACGGCTTTTTGCGTTAATTCCGGTTCTGTTTCTGATTTCGATATTTGTTTTTATGTTCGTCCATGCGCTGCCGGGCGACCCGGCCCGTGTGCTGGCCGGGGAACATGCCACGCTGGAAGAAGTCGAAATCGTTCGCCGGACCCTTAACCTCAATGCGCCGCTTTATCAGCAATATTTCAAATTTATCGGCAATATCCTGAGCGGTAATCTGGGGATTTCGCTGCGAACGCACGAACCGGTCACCACCATGATTGGCCGGGCCTTTATGCCGACCGTCTGGCTGGCATTGTGTGCGCTGGGCTGGTCGGTGCTGTTTGGCCTGATTTCAGGTGTGGTTTCGGCCGTTAAACGCGGCAGTGTTGGCGACCACGCCGGTATGTTTGCTGCTGTTTCCGGCATTTCGATGCCGCCTTTCTGGCTGGGCCTGCTGTTGATGCAGTTTTTCTCGGTCCAGTTGGGCTGGTTTGGCACCAGCGGGTTTGACAGCCTTTCGGACCTTGTTTTGCCGTCATTGACATTGGGTGCGGGTGTTGCCGCCATTATGGCGCGTTTCACACGTTCCGCTGTGATCGAGGTTGTCCGCGAGGATTACATCCGAACCGCCCGGGCCAAGGGGCTTAAGGAAAAAATTGTCATCTGGAAACATGCCCTGCGCAATGCCCTGATCCCGGTTGTCACCATGGCGGGCCTTCAGTTCGGCTTTTTGCTGGGTGGGTCGATTGTGATCGAACAGGTGTTTCGCTGGCCGGGCATGGGCGCGCTTTTGCTCGATGCCATCCGTTTTCGCGATTACACCGTGGTTCAGGCCGAGATCATGATTTTCTCGCTTGAATTTCTGCTGATCAATCTTTTGGTTGATGTCCTTTACGGGCTGATCAATCCGAAAATTCGCTATAGCTAG
- a CDS encoding ABC transporter permease subunit: MTQQPEIVIDAPPALNEPATSPIREFWKRFAKRKVAVAAGIFLLAMYVTAFLAPVILPFGPDSFDYMNTLQTPTALHWAGTDEFGRDIFARLMNGAKLSMFIGFTSVSVGAVVGVLAGLFAGYYGGWLDACTMRISDVLFAFPGMLLAIGIVAILGPGLTNVIVAVAIFSVPAFARIVRSGTLAHKESTYVEAARAAGASDFVIMFRHILPGVLGAVIVYFTMRIGTSIITATSLSFLGLGVEPSTAEWGAMLSTGRDYMMAGEWHLTLFPGIAIFITVLSFNILGDGLHDALDPKLDKE, translated from the coding sequence ATGACGCAACAACCTGAAATCGTTATTGATGCGCCACCGGCCCTGAACGAACCGGCGACCAGTCCGATCCGGGAATTCTGGAAACGGTTTGCCAAACGCAAAGTCGCGGTCGCGGCGGGCATTTTCCTGCTGGCCATGTATGTTACGGCGTTTCTGGCCCCGGTTATTTTGCCATTCGGCCCCGATAGCTTTGACTACATGAACACCCTGCAAACCCCAACGGCCCTGCATTGGGCCGGGACCGACGAATTTGGCCGCGATATTTTTGCCCGTTTGATGAATGGCGCAAAATTGTCGATGTTTATTGGTTTTACCTCGGTTTCGGTTGGGGCCGTGGTCGGTGTTCTGGCAGGTCTTTTTGCCGGTTATTATGGTGGCTGGCTGGATGCCTGCACGATGCGGATATCGGACGTGCTGTTTGCCTTCCCCGGCATGTTGCTGGCGATTGGTATTGTCGCCATTCTTGGCCCGGGCCTGACCAACGTTATTGTCGCTGTGGCCATTTTCAGTGTGCCGGCATTTGCGCGTATCGTGCGTTCGGGCACGCTGGCGCATAAGGAAAGCACCTATGTCGAGGCTGCACGCGCGGCGGGGGCATCGGACTTTGTCATTATGTTCCGCCATATTTTGCCTGGTGTGCTGGGTGCGGTGATTGTTTATTTCACCATGCGAATTGGTACATCCATCATTACGGCAACCAGCCTGTCATTTCTGGGTTTGGGGGTTGAACCTTCGACCGCGGAATGGGGTGCGATGCTCTCAACCGGGCGCGATTACATGATGGCCGGTGAATGGCATCTAACGCTGTTTCCCGGTATTGCCATCTTTATTACGGTCCTGTCTTTCAACATTCTGGGCGATGGCCTGCATGATGCGCTGGACCCCAAACTGGACAAAGAATAA
- a CDS encoding P1 family peptidase, translating into MTENLRNAIACADWWVHPTGPTNQITDVPGVKVGHFTHKSGDTARTGVTAILPHDGNLFDRPVHAGTAILNGFGKSAGLVQVEELGEIETPIILTNTFGVADCTKALIKRTIAQNPDVGRKMATVNPLVMECNDGVVNDIQAFHVTEAMVDKAIDNAGTQFDQGTVGAGTGMKTFGFAGGIGSASRRVKLAGGVHYHVGALVLSNFGQKSELRVLGQKPSAPVAPASPAGEDFDKGSIIIVLATDAPLDSRQLSRLSRRSSAALGRLGSYLGHQSGDIAVAFSTQNVKARDGDAVYAGQFVSESCMNAFFHCSVEAVEEAVLNAMWNGQATPSYNGKTLPEFRAFYRACTA; encoded by the coding sequence ATGACAGAAAACTTGCGAAACGCGATAGCGTGTGCCGATTGGTGGGTTCATCCTACGGGACCAACCAATCAGATTACCGATGTGCCCGGTGTGAAAGTCGGCCATTTTACCCATAAAAGCGGCGATACGGCACGCACCGGTGTAACGGCCATTTTGCCCCATGATGGCAACCTGTTTGACCGGCCAGTTCATGCCGGAACCGCCATTTTAAACGGCTTTGGCAAAAGTGCCGGTCTGGTCCAGGTCGAAGAACTGGGCGAGATTGAAACACCGATTATCCTGACCAATACCTTTGGCGTTGCGGACTGCACCAAGGCCCTGATCAAACGCACCATTGCGCAAAACCCCGATGTGGGCCGTAAAATGGCAACGGTTAACCCGTTGGTGATGGAATGCAATGATGGCGTGGTAAACGACATTCAGGCCTTTCATGTGACCGAAGCCATGGTTGACAAGGCCATTGATAATGCCGGTACGCAGTTTGACCAGGGAACGGTTGGTGCCGGGACCGGCATGAAAACTTTTGGCTTTGCGGGTGGCATTGGTTCGGCCTCGCGGCGGGTAAAGCTTGCTGGCGGCGTGCATTACCATGTCGGTGCGCTGGTTTTATCCAATTTCGGCCAGAAATCCGAATTGCGGGTGCTGGGGCAAAAGCCATCAGCTCCTGTCGCACCTGCTTCCCCGGCGGGCGAGGATTTTGACAAAGGATCGATCATTATTGTTCTGGCAACCGATGCCCCGCTTGATTCCCGTCAACTTTCGCGGCTGAGCCGCCGGTCATCGGCGGCATTGGGGCGGCTGGGCAGTTACCTTGGCCATCAAAGCGGCGATATCGCGGTGGCCTTTTCCACCCAAAACGTCAAGGCGCGTGATGGCGACGCGGTTTATGCAGGGCAGTTTGTTTCGGAAAGCTGCATGAATGCGTTTTTCCACTGCAGTGTCGAGGCAGTGGAAGAAGCCGTTTTAAATGCCATGTGGAATGGGCAGGCAACACCGTCCTATAATGGTAAAACCCTGCCGGAATTTCGGGCGTTTTATCGGGCATGTACAGCCTGA
- a CDS encoding M55 family metallopeptidase, with the protein MRIFISVDIEGVAGVCETLQGRRGNPEYEVARRLMTQEANAAIAGAFDGGATEVTVADSHGPMRNIIAEDLDERARLVSGKPRPLSMIQGIDDKHDGVILIGYHGAASNFGVMAHTVSGLAFHSIVINGVQAGEPTLFGGYAAEIGVPLLAVSGDDRLAQEISAQFPSARNITVKQALGAGAMNSLSPKKSREMITQQVSEVVAAAKGAPVESPCKVPLTISVRFHKQLYADGAALLPQMERCDAQTVKFVANSHADAISTISALALIVNGLQ; encoded by the coding sequence TTGCGAATTTTTATTTCTGTTGATATCGAAGGTGTAGCAGGCGTTTGTGAAACCCTGCAGGGTCGGCGCGGTAACCCGGAATACGAGGTTGCCCGCCGCCTGATGACCCAGGAAGCCAATGCCGCCATTGCAGGCGCATTTGATGGTGGTGCCACCGAAGTCACCGTGGCAGATTCCCACGGCCCGATGCGCAATATCATCGCCGAAGACCTGGATGAACGTGCCCGGCTGGTTTCGGGCAAACCGCGCCCGTTATCCATGATCCAGGGCATTGATGATAAACATGATGGCGTCATTCTGATCGGCTATCACGGTGCGGCGTCAAACTTTGGCGTCATGGCCCACACTGTAAGCGGCCTTGCCTTTCATTCCATCGTGATCAATGGCGTACAGGCCGGTGAACCAACCCTGTTTGGCGGTTATGCTGCCGAAATTGGCGTGCCCCTTCTTGCCGTAAGCGGTGATGACCGCCTGGCACAGGAAATTTCCGCGCAGTTCCCGTCTGCCCGTAACATCACGGTCAAACAGGCATTGGGTGCCGGTGCAATGAACAGCCTGTCGCCGAAAAAATCGCGCGAAATGATTACACAACAGGTCAGCGAAGTTGTTGCCGCAGCAAAAGGTGCGCCGGTTGAAAGCCCGTGCAAGGTGCCGCTGACCATTTCGGTGCGTTTCCACAAACAGCTTTATGCCGATGGCGCGGCCCTTTTGCCGCAGATGGAACGGTGTGATGCCCAAACCGTCAAGTTTGTTGCCAATTCACACGCCGATGCCATCAGCACCATTTCCGCACTGGCGCTGATTGTAAACGGGCTGCAATAA
- a CDS encoding ABC transporter ATP-binding protein, with the protein MGQIELRNVRKSFRDVEVIKGIDLTIDEGDLMIFVGPSGCGKSTLLRLIAGLVEASDGQILIDGDDVTGKPPAERELSMVFQSYALYPHKTVRENVGFALEVAHMDKASIKAKVDEAATTLQLDQLLDRKPKELSGGQRQRVAIGRAIVREPKAFLFDEPLSNLDAGLRVEMRLEIARLHKKLAATMIYVTHDQVEAMTLATKIVVLQAGQIEQVGTPLELYRNPANLFVAQFIGSPKMNVAPCTGNGENISFAGGGTFATGRNAQSATHFGIRPEHISLTNANDGILTGQIEVMEHLGSDSFAYIQVENVGLFTVRIVGYSDLETGATVGLTFDAENLHLFDANGQAIR; encoded by the coding sequence ATGGGTCAGATCGAACTTCGCAATGTGCGCAAATCCTTTCGTGATGTCGAGGTGATCAAGGGCATTGACCTGACCATCGATGAAGGTGATTTGATGATTTTTGTCGGCCCGTCAGGGTGTGGTAAATCCACCCTGCTGCGCCTGATTGCCGGGCTGGTCGAGGCCAGCGACGGGCAAATCCTGATTGATGGTGACGATGTTACCGGCAAACCACCGGCTGAACGCGAACTTTCGATGGTATTTCAGTCCTATGCGCTTTATCCGCACAAAACCGTGCGCGAAAATGTCGGCTTTGCCCTGGAAGTGGCACATATGGACAAGGCATCGATCAAGGCCAAGGTTGATGAAGCCGCCACCACCCTGCAGCTTGACCAGTTGCTGGATCGCAAACCAAAGGAACTTTCGGGTGGGCAGCGCCAACGTGTTGCCATTGGCCGCGCCATTGTGCGTGAACCCAAGGCATTTTTGTTTGACGAACCGCTTTCCAACCTTGATGCAGGCCTGCGCGTTGAAATGCGCCTGGAAATTGCCCGCCTGCATAAAAAGCTGGCGGCAACCATGATCTATGTAACCCATGATCAGGTCGAGGCCATGACCCTTGCCACCAAAATTGTGGTGTTGCAGGCAGGCCAGATCGAACAGGTCGGCACCCCGCTGGAGCTTTATCGCAACCCGGCCAATCTGTTTGTTGCGCAGTTTATTGGTTCGCCCAAAATGAATGTCGCACCATGCACGGGCAATGGCGAAAACATTTCATTTGCCGGTGGCGGCACCTTTGCCACCGGGCGCAATGCACAATCGGCAACGCATTTTGGCATTCGGCCCGAACATATCAGCCTGACCAACGCGAATGATGGCATTCTGACCGGCCAGATCGAGGTCATGGAGCATCTGGGGTCAGACAGCTTTGCCTATATCCAGGTAGAAAATGTCGGCCTGTTTACGGTTCGGATCGTCGGTTATTCCGACCTTGAAACCGGCGCAACCGTTGGCCTGACATTTGATGCCGAAAACCTGCATCTGTTTGATGCCAATGGGCAGGCGATCCGGTAA
- a CDS encoding MGH1-like glycoside hydrolase domain-containing protein has product MINPETTARLDGEARRILRENDKGGYTVPTKGLYPFQWNWDSALTALGIATYDSDRAWQEIEKLLSAQWDNGMVPHIVFWQHEEGYFPGPGEWQSGHTPPTSGITQPPVAATVVRQLASSMPGDHGARVTPMLHALDRWHQWFADARDPEGRGVVAIMHPWESGRDNLPDWDEPLSHVDTSNVGTFLRRDTQMVNEAERPKNHDYDHYMALVQFGRNCQWDVKTIADHCPFWVAEPGMNAILRRAERDLVALALQFNLPDIASRATARLARLDKGFNQLWSDIAQGYVTLDLRHNKLDNRLTSGSWLSLYGGPENDIRARAHYSTLLEWRQKINFAVPSFDPNNIAFDDIRYWRGPVWAMINWMIATGLAEHGRPDLAELVANDTAALIEKSDFREYFSPVTGNGGGGKDFSWTAAMWLYWASPTARPKTETQ; this is encoded by the coding sequence GTGATCAATCCCGAAACGACCGCCCGCCTGGACGGCGAAGCACGCCGCATCCTGCGCGAAAATGACAAAGGCGGTTATACCGTTCCCACCAAAGGGCTTTATCCTTTTCAATGGAACTGGGATTCCGCCCTTACCGCCCTTGGCATTGCCACCTATGATAGCGACCGCGCCTGGCAGGAAATTGAAAAGCTGCTATCTGCCCAGTGGGATAACGGCATGGTGCCGCATATCGTGTTCTGGCAGCATGAAGAAGGCTATTTTCCTGGCCCCGGCGAATGGCAAAGCGGCCATACCCCGCCCACATCGGGCATTACCCAGCCCCCTGTTGCGGCGACGGTCGTTCGCCAGCTTGCATCATCGATGCCGGGTGACCATGGCGCGCGGGTCACCCCGATGCTGCACGCACTTGACCGCTGGCACCAATGGTTTGCCGATGCGCGTGACCCCGAAGGCCGGGGCGTGGTTGCCATCATGCACCCATGGGAAAGCGGGCGCGACAACCTGCCAGACTGGGATGAACCATTGTCCCATGTCGATACATCGAATGTTGGCACATTCCTTCGCCGCGACACCCAAATGGTGAACGAGGCCGAACGCCCCAAAAACCACGACTATGATCACTATATGGCGTTGGTGCAGTTTGGGCGTAACTGCCAGTGGGATGTTAAAACCATTGCCGATCATTGCCCGTTCTGGGTGGCGGAACCGGGCATGAATGCCATTTTACGCCGGGCCGAACGCGACCTTGTCGCCCTTGCCCTACAATTTAACCTGCCCGACATTGCCAGCCGCGCCACCGCCCGGCTGGCCCGGCTTGATAAAGGTTTTAACCAGCTTTGGTCCGACATCGCGCAAGGATATGTGACGCTGGATTTGCGCCACAACAAACTTGACAATCGTTTGACATCAGGTAGTTGGCTATCACTGTACGGAGGACCGGAAAACGATATCCGGGCCAGGGCACATTATTCGACCCTGTTGGAATGGCGCCAGAAAATCAATTTCGCCGTGCCCAGCTTTGACCCCAACAATATCGCGTTTGACGATATCCGCTATTGGCGCGGCCCGGTATGGGCGATGATCAACTGGATGATCGCAACCGGCCTTGCGGAACATGGCCGCCCGGACCTGGCCGAACTGGTGGCCAATGATACCGCCGCCCTGATCGAAAAATCGGATTTCCGTGAATATTTCAGCCCGGTCACCGGCAATGGTGGCGGTGGCAAGGATTTTTCATGGACAGCCGCCATGTGGCTTTACTGGGCGTCGCCCACTGCCCGCCCAAAAACGGAGACACAATAA
- a CDS encoding carbohydrate ABC transporter permease → MRIGTGFLLAILSGLLWGILAIAIAGISLTLISGLPSAPVISAGAVAGAVSAAIIMLRSPNLRTNGLYLAAFIGAIIAMLGFSFAAPFTEPFTSAPVAQAIAIAIIAGAITLANRACLDGIEGGILTRYKIDVVIVRVLRGFGFVFFTVIVVLPFYVMLMTSLKSQQSLFQNPLDLSVDFSQGSESLFNSYIELFTKFNFGRFLLISTIVSVCTVLITLAFSIPGAYAVARLRFPGQNILSKSVLLIYLVPMIVLVIPLYSVFSQVGLRNSILGLLIVYPATTVPVALYMLQGYFRGLPVELEEAGLMDGLGRLGVIWKITLPLALPALASVSLYVFMIAWNEFLFAFMFLDDPNIFTLSRGVVSLNSSEVPRQHLMAGAVVATIPILVVFLWFERFLVQGLTSGSVKG, encoded by the coding sequence ATGCGTATCGGAACCGGTTTTCTTCTTGCCATTCTGTCCGGGCTGCTCTGGGGAATACTCGCCATTGCCATTGCCGGCATTTCCCTGACGCTGATTTCGGGTTTGCCATCGGCACCCGTTATTTCGGCCGGGGCCGTGGCGGGTGCTGTCAGTGCCGCCATCATTATGTTGCGCAGCCCGAACTTGCGGACAAACGGGCTTTATCTGGCGGCCTTTATTGGCGCAATCATTGCCATGCTGGGCTTTTCCTTTGCCGCCCCCTTTACCGAACCCTTCACCAGTGCGCCAGTTGCCCAGGCGATTGCGATTGCCATTATTGCCGGTGCCATCACGCTGGCAAACCGGGCCTGCCTGGATGGCATCGAAGGCGGCATTCTGACGCGTTATAAAATCGATGTTGTCATCGTGCGGGTCTTGCGCGGTTTTGGTTTTGTCTTTTTCACCGTCATCGTGGTTTTGCCATTTTATGTGATGCTGATGACCAGCCTGAAAAGCCAGCAAAGCCTGTTTCAAAACCCGCTGGATCTGTCGGTTGATTTCTCGCAAGGCAGCGAAAGCCTGTTTAACAGCTATATCGAACTGTTCACCAAGTTCAATTTTGGCCGTTTCCTGCTGATATCCACGATTGTTTCTGTCTGTACCGTTCTGATCACGCTGGCATTTTCCATTCCGGGTGCCTATGCGGTGGCACGGTTGCGTTTTCCGGGGCAAAACATTCTGTCGAAATCGGTATTGCTGATTTATCTGGTCCCCATGATCGTGCTGGTTATTCCGCTTTATTCGGTGTTTAGCCAGGTGGGCCTGCGCAATTCGATTTTGGGCCTGTTGATTGTCTATCCCGCCACAACGGTTCCCGTCGCACTTTACATGTTGCAGGGTTATTTCCGGGGGCTTCCGGTGGAACTGGAAGAAGCCGGGCTGATGGATGGCCTTGGTCGCCTTGGCGTGATCTGGAAAATTACCCTGCCGCTGGCTTTGCCAGCCCTGGCATCGGTATCGCTTTATGTTTTCATGATCGCCTGGAACGAATTCCTGTTTGCTTTCATGTTCCTTGATGACCCCAACATCTTCACCCTGTCACGCGGGGTGGTATCGCTTAATTCATCCGAGGTGCCCCGCCAGCATCTGATGGCGGGTGCTGTTGTTGCCACAATCCCCATTCTGGTGGTGTTTCTGTGGTTTGAACGGTTCCTTGTGCAGGGCCTGACATCTGGCAGCGTGAAAGGATAA
- a CDS encoding carbohydrate ABC transporter permease: MTTATTNTPPQSPAPTQKKRRIGPMERREARLAYSLLLPTFVIVLGIVLFPLIANFWISAKPVTLGDLRPPRIIASERLRGHLEKAGDEAKIEYRVRNSSQTEEIKNVTLRDTLPAGLSLSKTDSHCRVDDRNILCELGDWEGGTRERFAISVTADQAYIDNPVRPRDSEPAITGDADNILTNAEFTFDNFINVFNSREFWSVLWVTIAYTVFGTGGALILGLFAAQLLNKKFAGRSILRGLFLFPYVAPVIAVAFTWLILLDPFSGTFNAVLQKMNIAGEGINFFGARSVPVTFFGVTFEFPLALATVIAFEAWRYFPLSFLFILARMQSISSDMYEAAEVDGATPLQQFWHISLPQLIGILSTLFLLRFIWTFNKFDDIFLLTGGAAGTRTLTVDVYEQGFALSNLGAGAAVAVVIFFMLLVFAVVYFRFVHREDS; encoded by the coding sequence ATGACCACGGCAACAACAAACACCCCACCCCAAAGCCCCGCACCAACCCAAAAAAAACGGCGCATCGGCCCAATGGAACGGCGCGAGGCACGGCTGGCTTACAGCCTGCTTTTGCCCACTTTTGTTATTGTGCTGGGCATTGTGCTGTTTCCGCTGATTGCCAATTTCTGGATATCGGCAAAGCCGGTAACGCTGGGTGATCTGCGTCCACCGCGCATCATCGCATCCGAACGCCTGCGCGGGCATTTGGAAAAGGCCGGTGACGAAGCCAAAATTGAATACCGAGTGCGCAATTCATCGCAAACCGAAGAAATCAAAAACGTCACCCTGCGTGATACCCTGCCCGCAGGCCTGAGCCTGAGCAAAACAGATTCCCACTGCCGCGTTGATGATCGTAACATTCTGTGCGAACTGGGCGACTGGGAAGGTGGCACACGCGAACGTTTTGCCATCAGTGTGACGGCGGATCAGGCCTATATCGATAACCCTGTTCGCCCGCGTGATAGCGAACCCGCCATCACGGGTGATGCCGACAATATCCTGACCAATGCCGAATTCACCTTTGACAATTTTATCAATGTGTTCAATTCGCGCGAATTCTGGTCGGTTCTGTGGGTGACGATTGCCTATACGGTTTTTGGCACCGGCGGCGCGCTGATTTTGGGCCTGTTTGCCGCACAATTGCTTAACAAAAAATTCGCCGGGCGTTCCATTCTGCGCGGGCTGTTTTTGTTTCCCTATGTTGCGCCGGTCATTGCCGTTGCCTTTACGTGGCTGATCCTGCTGGACCCGTTTTCAGGCACGTTTAATGCTGTTTTGCAAAAAATGAACATTGCGGGCGAAGGCATCAATTTCTTTGGTGCGCGATCCGTCCCCGTTACATTTTTTGGCGTTACATTTGAATTCCCGCTGGCTCTTGCCACCGTTATCGCGTTCGAGGCATGGCGTTATTTCCCGTTATCTTTCCTGTTCATTCTGGCGCGCATGCAGTCCATTTCGTCAGACATGTATGAAGCCGCCGAGGTTGACGGGGCCACACCGCTTCAACAGTTCTGGCATATCTCGCTGCCGCAGCTGATCGGCATTTTATCCACCCTGTTTTTGCTGCGCTTCATTTGGACGTTTAACAAGTTCGACGACATTTTCCTGTTAACCGGCGGGGCCGCAGGCACCCGGACTTTGACCGTGGATGTCTACGAACAGGGTTTTGCCCTGTCCAATCTTGGTGCCGGGGCCGCGGTGGCAGTTGTCATCTTTTTCATGCTGCTGGTCTTTGCCGTTGTTTATTTCCGTTTCGTCCATCGCGAGGATTCCTGA
- a CDS encoding ABC transporter substrate-binding protein → MTLKFPRILAVAAIGLMASTSIASAQLRFWTTEEQPDRLAKQQEMAKEFEKETGTAVEVIPVTETDLGKRATAAFAAGDLPDVIYLTLQYVLPWSEAGILDTVANDEIVKELGKETFTPKALEMADFDGEVAAVPSDGWTQMVLYRKDLFEEKGLAPPDSYAHIEAAIKALNNPPDMYGFVAATKVDENFMSQVLEHVFLANGATPIKEDGTIGFDKKKLVESLNFYKTLAKASPPGDLYWQQSRQVYFAGKAAMIIWSPFILDELAGLRDSNPPTINDDPTSTELAEKTGVITRLAGPSNKEGAAWGDVRYFGVTADADTDPAMEFVKFSLDKGYTQTLSIAPEGKFPVRPGTKDDPEKFRKAWMTLPAGVDRKKPLSDIYSKEVIDNIMEGLDNADRWGVKEGELAQASRIINSQVINRLTREFIDGERSADETADLINEEIAKIQ, encoded by the coding sequence ATGACATTGAAATTTCCCCGCATTCTGGCGGTTGCCGCAATTGGCCTGATGGCCAGCACCAGCATCGCCAGTGCCCAGTTGCGGTTCTGGACCACGGAAGAACAGCCCGACCGCCTGGCAAAACAGCAGGAAATGGCCAAGGAATTTGAAAAGGAAACCGGCACCGCTGTCGAGGTGATCCCCGTTACCGAAACCGACCTTGGCAAACGTGCCACAGCGGCCTTTGCCGCCGGTGACCTGCCCGATGTCATTTATCTGACGCTGCAATATGTGCTGCCCTGGTCGGAAGCTGGCATCCTTGATACCGTCGCCAATGACGAAATTGTCAAGGAACTGGGCAAAGAAACCTTTACCCCCAAAGCCCTTGAAATGGCCGATTTTGACGGCGAAGTTGCCGCTGTTCCGTCCGATGGCTGGACACAGATGGTGTTGTATCGCAAGGACCTGTTTGAAGAAAAAGGCCTGGCCCCGCCTGATAGCTATGCCCATATCGAAGCCGCCATCAAGGCCCTGAACAACCCGCCTGACATGTATGGTTTTGTCGCCGCAACCAAGGTTGACGAAAACTTCATGAGCCAGGTTCTGGAGCATGTGTTTCTTGCCAATGGCGCCACCCCGATCAAGGAAGATGGCACCATCGGTTTTGACAAAAAGAAACTGGTTGAATCCCTGAATTTCTATAAGACGCTGGCAAAGGCATCGCCCCCGGGTGATCTGTACTGGCAGCAATCCCGCCAGGTTTATTTTGCCGGCAAGGCCGCAATGATCATCTGGTCGCCCTTCATCCTCGATGAACTGGCAGGTCTGCGCGACAGCAACCCGCCCACCATCAATGATGATCCGACATCCACCGAACTTGCCGAAAAAACCGGTGTTATCACCCGCCTGGCAGGCCCGTCCAACAAGGAAGGTGCGGCCTGGGGTGATGTGCGCTATTTCGGTGTTACCGCCGATGCCGACACCGACCCGGCAATGGAATTTGTGAAATTCTCGCTTGATAAGGGATATACCCAAACCCTGTCGATTGCGCCTGAAGGCAAATTCCCGGTTCGGCCCGGCACCAAGGATGACCCCGAAAAATTCCGCAAGGCATGGATGACCCTGCCCGCCGGTGTTGACCGTAAAAAGCCGCTTTCCGACATCTATTCCAAAGAAGTCATCGATAACATCATGGAAGGTCTGGACAATGCAGACCGCTGGGGTGTGAAGGAAGGCGAACTGGCCCAGGCATCGCGCATCATCAATTCACAGGTGATCAACCGCCTGACCCGCGAATTTATCGACGGTGAACGCAGCGCCGATGAAACCGCCGACCTGATCAACGAAGAAATCGCAAAAATTCAGTAA